In Silene latifolia isolate original U9 population chromosome X, ASM4854445v1, whole genome shotgun sequence, the following proteins share a genomic window:
- the LOC141618151 gene encoding uncharacterized protein LOC141618151, whose product MGAKCLSEKSRLEVAIFLLQKSKQGKLTRGDMKEVADRYGVKVKTISKIWKTAKIPREVGQALDVKSKRMGNTNRKRILPPIEHIKTLEWGQRDTMERVSKNTGLSVGTVHSWVCKGLLKPHSSPLYPHLNDANKLHRLKHALKCLIVEHVQADFLDLNAMPITKIKFAEMSHIIHMDEKWFYISYDGHKFYMVEGEEIPYRSCQSKRYITKVMFMCAVCRPIYSEDGELLFDGKIGMFPFTKQQPAARASRNSPRGTMETKPIDSITKQVTRECIIEQVIPAIKAKWPEGASKNIYIQQDNARPHIKNNDQAFMAVANSEGFNIQLTFQHPNSPDLNVNDLGYFRASDHYNPNKHQID is encoded by the coding sequence ATGGGAGCCAAGTGTCTCTCTGAAAAATCCAGGTTAGAAGTTGCCATCTTCTTGCTTCAGAAATCAAAACAAGGCAAGCTCACCCGTGGTGATATGAAGGAAGTAGCTGACAGATACGGTGTAAAGGTTAAAACAATTTCTAAGATTTGGAAAACGGCAAAAATACCAAGAGAAGTAGGTCAAGCATTAGATGTGAAGAGCAAGAGAATGGGTAACACGAATAGGAAAAGAATACTACCACCTATTGAGCATATTAAAACATTGGAATGGGGTCAAAGAGACACCATGGAAAGAGTCTCCAAAAACACAGGACTAAGTGTTGGGACAGTTCACTCTTGGGTATGCAAAGGTTTATTAAAACCACATTCAAGCCCACTGTATCCTCACCTCAATGATGCAAACAAGTTACATAGGTTAAAGCATGCTTTGAAGTGCTTAATAGTTGAACATGTTCAAGCAGATTTTTTAGATCTTAATGCAATGCCAATCACAAAAATTAAATTTGCAGAAATGAGTCATATAATCCACATGGATGAGAAGTGGTTTTACATTAGTTATGATGGTCATAAATTTTATATGGTTGAAGGGGAAGAGATACCATATAGGAGTTGTCAATCCAAGAGGTATATCACAAAGGTAATGTTTATGTGTGCAGTATGTAGGCCTATATATTCAGAGGATGGAGAGTTGCTATTTGATGGGAAAATTGGAATGTTCCCTTTCACAAAACAACAACCAGCAGCAAGGGCAAGTAGAAACAGTCCAAGGGGTACAATGGAGACGAAGCCTATTGATTCAATTACAAAGCAAGTAACAAGGGAATGCATTATAGAACAAGTTATACCAGCTATCAAGGCTAAATGGCCTGAAGGAGCAAGTAAAAACATTTACATTCAACAAGATAATGCAAGGCCTCACATAAAGAACAATGATCAAGCATTCATGGCTGTTGCAAACTCAGAAGGCTTCAATATTCAGTTAACTTTTCAACATCCTAACTCACCAGATTTAAATGTTAATGACCTTGGGTATTTTAGGGCTTCTGATCATTACAATCCCAACAAGCACCAAATCGATTGA